In Methanofollis sp., the genomic window TGCTCGGCCTCGGCGACATGGCCCGGAAGATGGACACCCCGGTCGTCGGCGGGAATGTCTCCCTGTACAACGAGTCCGACGAGTACGGGACCGAGATCAAGCCGACCCCGTCCATCGGGATGGTCGGCAAGGGCCCGATCCGCCGGTGGATGCGGCCCTCGGCAGGCGACAGGATCGCTCTTGTCGGGGAGACCGGCCCGCACTCTGGCGGCTCCATCCTCGACGCGGTGACAGGATGCGGTGGTGAGGCCCCGGCGATGGCAGACCCGGCCCTTGTCCCGAAGGTCCGCGACCTTGTGGCGGCCGACGCGATCACCGGCGCCACCGACCTTTCGAAAGGCGGCTTCCTTGCGGCCCTTGCAAAACTCTGCCCTGACGCAGAGGTGACACTTGCAGGCGATCCCATGACCGCCCTCTTCTCCGAGACCTACGGCCGTTTCCTCGTCACTTTCAGGGACGAGTCCGCGCTTGCCGGTCTCCCTTACCAGGTCATCGGCACCGTCGGCGGCGAAGGCCTGCGGTTCTCGGCCGGAGCAAAGAGTTTCACCCTCAGCCCGGAGGAGATCGGGTTCGCCCTCTCCTCGATCACGCGCCAGATGCAGTACTGATCAGGCGGGCAAGGCCGTCGATACCCTCCCCTTTTGTGATCTCCCTGTCGGTGATGTGGAATGTGCCTGCGACCGTCATCCCCCTCTCTTCGATCTGCCGGGCAAGGATCGAGAGGGTCTCGCCCGGAACCCCGCCGCTCGTCGCAAACGCTATCCCCTTTTTCCCCTCGCAGTTATCGAGAGCTGCAACGATGGCGTTCGCAGCAGGCGCTGCCCTGAACGCCCAGACCGGCGTCCCTATGGCGACGACGTCATAGGAAGCGACGTCGATGACGGCAGGTTCGATCTCGGCCTTCTCCCCCCGCCTCGCCTTCGGCGCCCCTTTGAGGTACATCATCACCTTCGAGTAGTCCGCGAGGTCCTTCACCTCGACAAGATCGGCGCCTGTCGCCTCTGCGGCCGCCTCTGCGACCCTCTTCGTGTTTCCTGTGGCAGAATAGTAGACGATACAGACCTTCATGGAGGACTGATCACCGGGATGGGATATCTTCGTTCCGGTACAGAGAATTGGAGGAATTTTTTCTGTCTGTATTGCCCCGGCCATGGTCGAGCGGTCTATTCAGGAGGGCCGTCGCGGTGCAGGACGGAGATTCGATCGCGCGCAGGATGCAGAAAGGGTATTCTTCCGCGGCGGAGGGCAGGAGAAACGCCGATGTGGGAGATCGTATTTTTCAGGTATGATGCATCCGTTCGGGGAGGTGAAAATCCCGCGACTGTTAGATGATCGTGCCAGAAATGATATATAATACAACAAGGATATTTCGTGTTGTGGAGATCAAAAGGATCTCCCGGCAGGACCCCCCCGCGTTGTCAGGACTCCGACAGGGCCCCGCACTGCCCGGAGGCATGACACTGTATTCCTTTCTGATACTTGAAGGTATGGTCCGTGCCTCCGGGGAACACTGGAGGTAGAAAACATGAAAAAAAGAATTTTAATGCAGGCATTCTCCTTGCTCCTCGCGTTTCTGCTGGTGAGCATAGAAGGAATATCGGCGGTGAATGCAATAACTGCGATGCCGGAAGCGACCGACCAGTATGAATCTCTCGATCCGGGAGCTATTCGGGAGCGCTTGCCCACAAAAGAAGAAGCAGCAAAACTCAATGAATTTGAAAGTCCTGCAAAGACACTCATCAACGAATTAAAGTCTAAAAATTACGCTAACGATGACATTACAAGAGAACTGGCAAAACAAGGGTATGGGTGGTATCCAGATACCGGAGCATGCTGGAAAGGAACTCCCCCGTCAACAGAAGAGTTGAAAATTATTCAGAAAATTCGAGGTCCCGATTACTCACCATTCAGTGCGGAAAGCAGCACAAGAGCACTTGAACAGGCACTCCAGATGATGTCTGTCACCAATAACAACGCGTACAGAGGAATCAACGTGTATATGAAGCCGAGCGAAATGCTCGTAGAACCAGATGGGACTTACCAACATGTGATTACCACACATGTTGGAAAGAAGCCGAATCCCTCGACTGAATGCTGGACAGAAGTGGGCGTTGCACGATCCGTTCCAGACAACATGAAACAATGCTTTACATACGATAATGACGAGGGCGAATGGCAGTTCCACGGGGAAACCGATTCTTCAACCTACAGGAATTATGCTATCTACGTAACTGATACATATGAGAGTGGAGGTTATCTGTACCACATCTGGATAGATGATAATTGGGTGCGGAGCGGACATCTGGCATTCAGAGAAAATGATGTTAATCACGCCAATGAGATCTGGTCAGATGAGAGTGTTCCTGCGTGGACAGATGATTCAGGAACTGCAGTCTTTCGAGATGGTTTCCTTTATCAGGGGAATAGTGGGGGGGTGAGGTGGAACTCGGATGTTCCCACAGATTGGGGTTGTTCTCCCACCCCCTGTCCAATACGGGAATCCCATAGCATAGTGGGAAATGCATGGAAATACTATACTTGGATCTGATATGACAG contains:
- a CDS encoding flavodoxin, giving the protein MKVCIVYYSATGNTKRVAEAAAEATGADLVEVKDLADYSKVMMYLKGAPKARRGEKAEIEPAVIDVASYDVVAIGTPVWAFRAAPAANAIVAALDNCEGKKGIAFATSGGVPGETLSILARQIEERGMTVAGTFHITDREITKGEGIDGLARLISTASGA